A portion of the Fusobacterium nucleatum genome contains these proteins:
- a CDS encoding M42 family metallopeptidase encodes MNIDLKYILNKTVELLNIPSPVGYTHNAIEWVKNELKKLGIKNYNITKKGALIAYIKGKDSNYKKMISAHVDTLGAVVKKIKKSARLEVTNVGGFAWGSVEGENVTIHTISGKTYSGTLLPIKASVHVYGDVAREMPRTEETMEIRIDEDVKTDEDVLKLGILQGDFISFETHTRILDNGYIKSRYLDDKLCVAQILSYIKYLKDNKLKPKTDLYIYFSNYEEIGHGVSVFPEDLDEFIAVDIGLVAGEDAHGDEKKVQIIAKDSRSTYDFTLRKKLQETASKNNIKYTVGVYNRYGSDATTAVLQGFDFKYACIGPNVDATHHYERCHNDGIIETVKLLIAYL; translated from the coding sequence ATGAACATAGATTTAAAATATATACTTAATAAAACAGTTGAACTTTTAAATATACCAAGTCCTGTTGGTTATACTCATAATGCTATTGAATGGGTTAAAAATGAATTAAAAAAATTAGGTATAAAAAACTATAATATTACAAAAAAAGGAGCATTAATTGCATATATTAAAGGGAAAGATTCCAACTATAAAAAAATGATTTCTGCTCATGTTGATACCTTAGGAGCTGTTGTAAAAAAAATCAAAAAGAGTGCTAGGCTTGAAGTAACTAATGTAGGTGGTTTTGCTTGGGGATCTGTTGAAGGAGAAAATGTAACTATTCACACTATTTCTGGAAAAACATATTCTGGAACTTTACTTCCTATTAAAGCTTCTGTTCATGTTTATGGAGATGTAGCAAGAGAAATGCCAAGAACAGAAGAAACAATGGAGATAAGAATAGATGAAGATGTTAAGACTGATGAAGATGTTTTGAAGCTAGGTATTTTACAAGGCGATTTTATTTCTTTTGAAACTCATACAAGAATTTTAGACAATGGCTATATAAAATCAAGATACTTAGATGATAAATTATGTGTAGCTCAAATTTTATCTTATATAAAATATTTAAAAGACAATAAGTTAAAACCAAAAACTGATTTATACATATATTTTTCTAATTATGAAGAAATTGGACATGGTGTATCAGTTTTTCCAGAAGATTTAGATGAATTTATTGCAGTCGACATTGGACTTGTTGCAGGTGAAGATGCACATGGAGATGAGAAAAAAGTTCAAATCATTGCTAAGGATAGCAGAAGTACATATGATTTCACTCTTAGAAAAAAACTTCAAGAAACTGCTAGTAAAAATAATATAAAGTATACTGTTGGAGTATATAATAGATATGGTTCAGATGCAACAACAGCAGTTTTACAAGGATTTGATTTTAAATATGCTTGTATAGGACCAAATGTAGATGCAACTCATCACTATGAAAGATGTCATAATGATGGAATTATTGAAACAGTAAAATTATTAATAGCTTACTTATAA
- a CDS encoding TrkH family potassium uptake protein → MNTKIISYVISNLFKLMMVLFLFPLATSIYYKEGLKLSMAYIIPIIILCILSYFLSDKSPENQSFFSKEGLVIVSLSWLLISFFGALPFVISGSISNIVDAFFESVSGFTTTGASILPEVESLSRSILFWRSFTHVVGGMGVLVLVLAILPKGNNQALHIMRAEVPGPTVGKIVAKMNYNSRILYIIYISMIIILIIFLLLGGMPLFDACIHAFGTAGTGGFSCKNTSIGFYNSAYIDYVTSIGMIAFGLNFNLFYLLILGNIKQVFKSEEAKYYLGIIFIATTLICINIYPIYSSISRMIRDVFFTVSSIITTTGFSTVDFDKWPTFSKTILMFLMFCGACAGSTAGGFKVSRLAILIKKFVREFKKIGHPNKVLNIKLEGKTLDKEMLEGVDSYFILYSVILFILLLITAWDSDTFITALSAVLATFNNIGPGLGAVGPTSNFASYSAFTKIVLSLGMLLGRLEIIPLLILVSPRIYRKRD, encoded by the coding sequence ATGAATACCAAAATTATATCTTATGTTATATCAAATCTATTTAAGTTAATGATGGTCTTATTCCTATTTCCACTTGCAACAAGCATTTACTACAAGGAAGGATTAAAACTCTCAATGGCTTATATTATCCCAATAATTATTTTATGTATATTAAGCTATTTTTTATCAGATAAAAGTCCTGAAAATCAATCTTTTTTTTCAAAAGAAGGTTTAGTTATAGTTTCTCTATCTTGGCTACTTATATCATTTTTCGGGGCATTACCTTTTGTTATCAGTGGTTCTATTTCTAATATAGTAGATGCTTTTTTTGAAAGTGTAAGTGGTTTTACTACAACAGGTGCTAGTATACTACCGGAAGTTGAAAGTTTAAGTAGATCAATATTATTTTGGAGAAGTTTTACCCATGTTGTTGGTGGTATGGGGGTATTAGTTTTGGTCTTAGCAATACTTCCAAAAGGAAATAATCAAGCTTTACATATAATGAGGGCTGAAGTTCCAGGTCCAACAGTTGGAAAAATTGTTGCTAAAATGAATTATAATTCAAGAATTTTATATATAATTTATATCTCAATGATTATTATACTGATAATTTTTTTATTATTGGGGGGAATGCCTTTATTTGATGCTTGTATTCATGCTTTTGGTACAGCTGGAACTGGAGGATTTAGTTGTAAAAATACAAGTATAGGTTTTTATAACAGTGCTTATATAGACTATGTAACTTCTATTGGTATGATAGCTTTCGGGCTTAATTTTAACTTATTCTATCTTTTAATTTTAGGTAATATTAAACAAGTTTTTAAAAGTGAAGAAGCTAAATATTATTTAGGAATAATTTTTATAGCAACAACTCTTATTTGTATTAATATATATCCTATCTATTCTTCAATCTCAAGAATGATAAGAGATGTATTTTTTACAGTTTCTTCTATTATTACAACAACTGGCTTTTCAACAGTAGATTTTGATAAATGGCCAACATTTTCAAAAACTATTCTTATGTTTTTGATGTTTTGTGGAGCTTGTGCTGGGTCAACAGCTGGAGGATTTAAAGTTTCTAGACTTGCTATACTTATAAAAAAATTTGTAAGAGAATTTAAAAAAATAGGTCACCCAAATAAAGTATTAAATATTAAACTTGAAGGAAAAACATTAGATAAAGAAATGCTTGAAGGTGTAGATAGCTACTTTATACTTTATTCAGTTATTCTTTTCATACTATTATTGATTACTGCTTGGGATTCTGATACTTTTATAACAGCATTAAGTGCTGTACTTGCTACATTTAATAATATAGGTCCTGGACTTGGTGCAGTTGGTCCTACATCAAATTTTGCAAGTTATTCAGCATTTACAAAAATTGTTTTATCATTAGGAATGTTATTAGGACGTTTGGAAATAATTCCACTTTTAATTCTAGTTTCACCTAGAATTTACAGAAAAAGAGATTAA
- a CDS encoding TetR/AcrR family transcriptional regulator, translated as MPKKVLFSKEFILDKSFELFKEEGIESISARNVGKILDASPAPIYKSIGSMKNLKKELIKKAKDLFIEYLTKKRTGIKFLDIGMGISIFAREEKQLFLQVFSKDNIEGSLIDEFLKLIREEIKKDERLIRIDKEKQEELLVSCWVFAHGLSTLIATGFFKNPTDEFIEKVLRDAPARLFYEYIENYSK; from the coding sequence ATGCCAAAAAAAGTTTTATTTTCAAAAGAGTTTATTTTAGATAAGTCATTTGAGTTATTTAAAGAAGAAGGAATTGAATCTATAAGTGCTAGAAATGTTGGAAAAATATTAGATGCTTCCCCTGCACCTATATATAAATCTATTGGTTCCATGAAAAATCTGAAAAAAGAATTGATAAAAAAAGCTAAAGATTTATTTATAGAATACTTAACAAAAAAAAGAACAGGAATAAAATTCTTAGATATAGGTATGGGTATTTCAATTTTTGCTCGTGAAGAAAAACAACTTTTTTTGCAAGTATTTTCAAAGGACAATATTGAAGGCTCATTAATTGATGAATTCTTAAAGCTAATTCGTGAAGAAATAAAAAAAGACGAAAGGCTTATAAGAATAGATAAAGAAAAGCAAGAAGAGTTGTTAGTTAGTTGTTGGGTATTTGCTCATGGACTATCAACTCTTATTGCAACAGGCTTTTTTAAAAATCCTACTGATGAATTTATAGAAAAAGTATTAAGAGATGCTCCTGCAAGATTATTCTATGAATACATTGAAAATTATTCTAAATAA
- a CDS encoding OmpP1/FadL family transporter — MKKLLLLTAILSSGLYAASIDHIQTYSPDYLANQAQTGMINGVSPYYNPAALGRLEKGKYLHAGFQFAHGHEKMSYKGKEHKANLNQAIPNIALTFVDDKGATFFNFGGLAGGGKLRYDGVSGVDVLTDLAQFKPLGIYDKGSSLTGSNKYEQITLGRAFNIDDKLSFSVAARVVHGTRRLNGNLNIGANPTAQYKQEKAQQVAQEVSKAVDAATQGKGLSAAQIAAIKTKKTNEALAKLQQRVNDLSQNGLSGDIDSKREAWGYGFQLGVNYKVNDKLNLAARYDSRIKMNFKAKGHEHQLETTDILKQTIGLSTFYPQYTINSKIRRDLPAILSVGASYKVADNYLVSTTANYYFNHQAKMDRVTTFGEHEHGRDYKNGWEIAVGNEYKLNDKFTLIGSLNYANTGAKTASYNDTEYALNSFTLGGGIRYQYDESLAITASVAHFIYQGAEGNFKEKYGVTENQKYKKEITAVGLSVTKKF; from the coding sequence ATGAAAAAATTATTATTGCTAACAGCAATATTGTCAAGTGGGTTATATGCTGCATCAATAGATCATATTCAAACATATAGTCCAGACTATCTAGCTAACCAAGCACAAACAGGAATGATTAATGGAGTATCTCCTTATTACAATCCAGCTGCTCTTGGAAGATTAGAAAAGGGAAAATATTTACATGCAGGTTTTCAGTTTGCACATGGGCATGAAAAAATGTCTTATAAAGGAAAAGAACATAAAGCAAACTTAAACCAAGCAATTCCAAATATTGCTTTAACATTTGTGGATGATAAAGGAGCTACTTTTTTTAATTTTGGTGGACTTGCTGGAGGGGGAAAATTGAGATATGATGGTGTATCAGGAGTTGATGTTTTAACTGACTTAGCTCAATTCAAACCATTGGGAATCTATGATAAAGGTTCATCATTAACAGGCTCTAATAAATATGAACAAATCACATTAGGTAGAGCTTTTAACATAGATGATAAATTATCATTTTCAGTAGCAGCTAGAGTTGTACATGGTACAAGAAGATTAAATGGTAACTTAAATATAGGTGCTAATCCAACTGCACAATATAAACAAGAAAAAGCTCAACAAGTAGCACAAGAAGTTAGCAAAGCAGTGGATGCTGCTACACAAGGTAAAGGACTTTCAGCAGCTCAAATTGCAGCAATAAAAACTAAAAAAACTAATGAAGCATTAGCAAAGCTTCAACAAAGAGTAAATGATTTATCTCAAAATGGTTTATCTGGAGATATTGATTCTAAAAGAGAAGCTTGGGGTTATGGTTTCCAATTAGGAGTAAACTATAAAGTAAATGATAAATTAAATTTAGCAGCAAGATATGATTCAAGAATAAAAATGAATTTTAAAGCAAAAGGACATGAACACCAATTAGAAACAACTGATATTTTAAAACAAACTATTGGTTTATCTACTTTTTATCCACAATATACAATAAATTCTAAAATAAGAAGAGATTTACCTGCTATATTATCGGTTGGTGCTTCTTATAAAGTAGCAGATAATTATTTAGTTTCTACTACCGCAAATTATTACTTTAATCATCAAGCAAAAATGGACAGAGTAACTACTTTTGGTGAACATGAACATGGTAGAGATTATAAAAATGGTTGGGAAATTGCAGTAGGAAATGAATATAAATTAAATGATAAATTTACTTTAATTGGAAGTTTAAACTATGCTAATACAGGAGCAAAAACTGCTTCATATAATGACACTGAATATGCTTTAAACTCTTTCACATTAGGTGGAGGTATTAGATATCAATATGATGAAAGTCTAGCTATTACAGCTTCTGTTGCTCACTTTATTTATCAAGGTGCAGAAGGAAACTTTAAAGAAAAATATGGAGTTACTGAAAATCAAAAATATAAAAAAGAAATTACAGCAGTAGGTTTATCTGTTACTAAAAAATTTTAA
- a CDS encoding YwaF family protein, with amino-acid sequence MEDKFVLFSNQHFITMGIGFFSCILLVFLGFFTEKKVAFAKIIAIIVLGVKIAELSFRYYYYGETVAQLLPLHLCPIVIILSIFMMFFHSEILFQPVYFWSIGAFFAILMPDIRDGMSNFASQSFFITHFFILFSTVYAFVHFRFRPTKSGFIYSFLMLVILAFIMYFINNRLGTNYLYVNHPPVTKSLVDFMGPWPYYIFSLAGIDIAISFFMYLPFRRNKKSKYGSWRSY; translated from the coding sequence TTGGAGGATAAGTTTGTATTATTTAGTAATCAACATTTTATAACAATGGGAATTGGATTCTTTTCCTGCATTTTATTGGTATTCTTAGGCTTTTTTACAGAGAAGAAGGTTGCTTTTGCTAAAATTATAGCTATTATTGTTTTAGGAGTAAAGATAGCAGAATTATCATTTAGGTATTACTATTATGGAGAGACAGTGGCTCAACTTTTACCATTACATCTATGTCCAATAGTGATAATACTTTCTATTTTCATGATGTTTTTTCATAGTGAAATTTTATTTCAACCAGTTTATTTCTGGTCAATAGGAGCCTTTTTTGCAATACTTATGCCAGATATAAGAGATGGAATGAGCAATTTTGCCTCTCAAAGTTTTTTTATAACTCATTTCTTTATTTTATTTAGTACAGTTTATGCTTTTGTTCATTTTAGATTTAGACCTACAAAGAGTGGTTTTATTTATTCATTTTTAATGTTGGTAATACTTGCATTTATAATGTATTTTATAAATAATAGATTGGGAACAAATTATTTATATGTTAATCATCCACCAGTAACAAAGAGTTTAGTTGATTTTATGGGACCATGGCCATATTATATATTCTCACTTGCTGGAATAGATATAGCAATTTCTTTTTTTATGTACCTGCCATTTAGAAGAAATAAAAAATCAAAATATGGAAGCTGGAGAAGTTATTAA
- a CDS encoding ABC transporter substrate-binding protein, with product MKKIFYLLFVISLFLVGCGQNKTESPNGSTVVIGQGAKPKSLDPHMYNSIPDLLVSRQFYNTLFSREKDGSIKPELAESYEYKNDKELDIILKKGLKFHDGSELTADDVVFSFERMKDKPGSSIMVEEIDKVEKVNDYEIKLFLKNSSSALLYNLAHPITSIVNKKYVEAGNDLSVAPMGTGAFKLIAYNDGEKIELEAFKDYFEGAPKVEKITFRAIPEDTSMLAALETGEVDIATGMPPVSTQTIEANDKLDLISEPTTATEYICLNVEKVPFDNKDFRKALNYAIDKQSIIDSIFSGRGKVAKSIVNPNVFGYYDGFEEYPFNPEKAKELIEKSGVKDMSFSLYVNDSPVRLQVAQIIQANLKDVGIDMNIETLEWGTYLQKTGEGDFSAYLGGWISGTSDADIVLYPLLDSKSIGFPGNRARYSNPEFDKEVEMARIALKPEERKEHFKNAQIISQEDSPLIVLYNKNENIGINKRIKGFEYDPTTMHKFKNLEIK from the coding sequence ATGAAAAAAATTTTTTATTTGTTATTTGTAATTTCATTATTTTTAGTTGGTTGTGGACAAAACAAAACTGAAAGTCCTAATGGAAGTACAGTTGTTATAGGTCAAGGTGCAAAACCAAAATCACTTGATCCGCATATGTATAATTCCATACCCGATTTACTTGTCTCTCGTCAATTCTATAATACATTATTTTCAAGAGAAAAAGATGGAAGTATAAAACCTGAATTAGCAGAAAGTTATGAATACAAGAATGATAAGGAATTAGATATCATTTTAAAAAAGGGATTAAAATTTCATGATGGAAGCGAATTAACAGCAGATGATGTTGTTTTTAGTTTTGAAAGAATGAAAGATAAACCTGGTTCATCAATAATGGTAGAAGAAATTGATAAAGTTGAGAAGGTGAATGATTATGAAATTAAATTATTTTTAAAGAATTCTTCTTCTGCTCTTTTATATAATTTAGCTCACCCAATAACTTCCATAGTGAATAAAAAATATGTGGAAGCAGGAAATGATTTATCAGTTGCCCCAATGGGAACAGGTGCATTCAAATTAATTGCTTACAATGATGGAGAAAAAATTGAATTAGAAGCCTTTAAAGATTATTTTGAAGGAGCTCCAAAAGTTGAAAAAATAACATTTAGAGCAATCCCAGAAGATACAAGTATGCTTGCTGCATTAGAAACTGGTGAAGTTGATATAGCCACTGGTATGCCTCCTGTTTCAACTCAAACAATAGAAGCAAATGATAAATTGGATTTAATTTCTGAACCAACTACTGCAACAGAATATATTTGTTTAAATGTAGAAAAAGTCCCATTTGATAATAAAGATTTTAGAAAAGCACTTAACTATGCTATTGATAAACAAAGTATTATTGATTCAATTTTTTCAGGAAGAGGAAAAGTTGCAAAATCAATAGTAAACCCAAATGTTTTTGGTTATTATGATGGATTTGAAGAATATCCTTTTAATCCAGAAAAAGCTAAGGAATTAATAGAAAAATCTGGTGTAAAAGACATGTCATTTTCTCTTTATGTAAATGATAGTCCAGTGAGATTGCAAGTTGCACAAATAATTCAAGCTAATTTAAAAGATGTTGGAATTGATATGAATATTGAAACCCTTGAATGGGGAACATATTTACAAAAAACAGGAGAAGGAGATTTTTCTGCTTATTTAGGAGGTTGGATATCTGGAACTTCTGATGCTGACATAGTTCTATATCCTTTATTAGATAGTAAATCAATAGGTTTCCCTGGAAATAGAGCTCGTTATTCTAATCCAGAATTTGATAAAGAAGTTGAAATGGCAAGAATAGCTTTAAAACCTGAAGAAAGAAAAGAACATTTCAAGAATGCTCAAATAATATCACAAGAAGATTCACCACTTATTGTTTTATATAATAAAAATGAAAATATTGGTATAAATAAAAGAATAAAAGGATTTGAATATGATCCAACTACTATGCACAAATTTAAAAATTTAGAAATTAAATAA
- the bioA gene encoding adenosylmethionine--8-amino-7-oxononanoate transaminase produces MINNLSELQKKDLKYVFHPCAQMKDFEENPPLVIKKGDGLYLIDENGNKYMDCISSWWVNLFGHCNKRINRIITEQVNNLEHVIFANFTHEPAAELCEELTKVLPKGINKFLFSDNGSSCIEMALKLSFQYHLQTGNPQKTKFISLENAYHGETIGALGVGDVDIFTETYRPLIKEGRKVKVPYIDSKLSNDEFVKLEDECIKELEDLIIKNHNEIACMIVEPMVQGAAGIKIYSAKFLKAARDLTKKYNIHLIDDEIAMGFGRTGKMFACEHAGIEPDMMCIAKGLSSGYYPIAMLCITTDIFNAFYADYKEGKSFLHSHTYSGNPLGCRIALEVLRIFKEENILKTINEKGTYLRNKMKEIFEDKSYIKDIRNIGLIGAIELKDNLLPNVRIGKEIYNFALKKGAFLRPIGNSVYFMPPYVITYEEIDKMLHVCKESIEELLKI; encoded by the coding sequence ATGATTAATAATTTATCTGAATTACAAAAAAAAGATTTAAAATATGTTTTTCACCCTTGTGCACAAATGAAAGATTTTGAAGAAAATCCACCTTTAGTTATAAAAAAAGGTGATGGACTTTATTTAATAGATGAGAATGGAAATAAGTACATGGATTGTATATCTAGTTGGTGGGTAAATTTATTTGGACATTGTAATAAAAGAATAAATCGAATTATCACTGAGCAAGTAAATAACTTAGAACATGTAATTTTTGCAAATTTTACTCATGAGCCAGCAGCAGAATTATGTGAAGAACTTACAAAAGTTTTACCTAAGGGAATTAACAAATTTTTATTCTCTGATAATGGATCTTCTTGTATTGAAATGGCTTTAAAATTAAGTTTTCAATATCATTTACAAACTGGAAATCCTCAAAAAACAAAATTCATTTCACTTGAAAATGCCTACCATGGAGAAACAATAGGTGCATTAGGAGTTGGAGATGTAGATATTTTTACTGAAACATACAGACCTTTGATAAAAGAAGGCAGAAAAGTTAAAGTTCCTTATATAGATTCTAAATTATCCAATGATGAATTTGTAAAACTTGAAGATGAATGTATAAAAGAATTGGAAGATTTAATTATAAAAAATCATAATGAAATTGCTTGTATGATAGTTGAACCTATGGTACAAGGTGCAGCAGGTATAAAAATATATTCTGCTAAATTTTTAAAAGCAGCAAGAGATTTAACAAAAAAATATAATATTCATTTAATTGATGATGAAATAGCTATGGGCTTTGGTAGAACTGGTAAAATGTTTGCCTGTGAACATGCAGGAATAGAACCTGATATGATGTGTATTGCAAAAGGTTTATCATCAGGTTACTATCCAATAGCTATGCTTTGTATCACAACTGATATATTTAATGCTTTTTATGCTGACTATAAAGAAGGAAAATCTTTTTTACACTCTCATACATATTCAGGAAATCCATTGGGTTGCAGAATAGCCTTAGAGGTTTTAAGAATATTTAAAGAAGAGAATATTTTAAAAACTATAAATGAAAAAGGTACTTATCTTAGAAATAAAATGAAAGAAATTTTTGAAGACAAATCTTATATAAAAGATATTAGAAATATTGGACTTATAGGAGCTATTGAATTAAAAGATAATCTTCTTCCAAATGTTAGAATTGGAAAAGAAATTTATAATTTTGCATTAAAAAAAGGTGCATTTCTAAGACCCATTGGAAATAGTGTTTATTTCATGCCTCCTTATGTTATTACTTATGAAGAAATTGATAAAATGCTCCATGTTTGTAAAGAATCTATTGAAGAACTTTTAAAAATATAA
- a CDS encoding ribonuclease H family protein, with product MAKQKYYAYFFDKKNNGIVDTWVECEKIVRGTKARYKSFIDRTVAQDWLDSGASYERNIGLNAPINTTLEKGIYFDSGTGRGVGVEVRITDENKENILDKISQSALKKLLKDTAWIKNEFGNIQLEAGKTNNFGELIGFYFALKCAELLKCNIISGDSRLVIDYWSLGRFHESNLELDTISYINKVILLRKEFEKNKGIVKHISGDINPADLGFHR from the coding sequence ATGGCTAAACAAAAATATTATGCTTATTTTTTTGATAAAAAAAATAATGGAATAGTAGATACTTGGGTTGAATGTGAAAAGATAGTTCGTGGAACAAAAGCTAGATATAAATCATTTATAGATAGAACTGTTGCTCAAGATTGGTTAGATAGTGGAGCAAGTTATGAAAGAAATATTGGCTTAAATGCTCCTATAAATACTACACTGGAAAAAGGTATATATTTTGATTCTGGTACAGGTAGAGGAGTTGGAGTAGAAGTTAGAATTACAGATGAAAATAAAGAAAATATCTTAGATAAAATATCTCAAAGTGCATTAAAAAAATTATTAAAGGATACTGCTTGGATAAAAAATGAATTTGGAAATATTCAGCTTGAAGCAGGAAAAACGAATAATTTTGGAGAACTTATAGGATTTTATTTTGCTTTAAAATGTGCAGAATTATTAAAATGTAATATCATTTCAGGAGATAGTCGTTTAGTTATAGACTACTGGTCTTTGGGAAGATTTCATGAAAGTAATTTAGAATTAGATACTATAAGTTACATAAATAAAGTTATACTATTAAGAAAGGAGTTTGAAAAAAATAAAGGAATAGTAAAACATATCTCTGGGGATATCAATCCAGCAGATTTAGGTTTTCATAGATAG
- the bioD gene encoding dethiobiotin synthase, whose protein sequence is MKFKDFFVIGTDTDVGKTYVSTLLYKALKKYNFQYYKPIQSGCFLKDGKLTAPDVDFLTKFVGIDYDDSMVTYTLKEEVSPHLASEMEGIRIEIENVKRHYEDLKKKHSNILVEGAGGLYVPLIRDIFYIYDLIKLFNLPVVLVCGTKVGAINHTMLTLNALDTMGIKLHGLVFNNYRGQFFEDDNIKVVLALSKIKNYLIIKNGQKEISDKEIEKFFN, encoded by the coding sequence ATGAAATTTAAGGATTTCTTTGTTATAGGTACAGATACTGATGTTGGAAAAACTTATGTTAGTACTTTATTATACAAAGCTTTAAAAAAATATAATTTTCAATATTATAAACCTATACAAAGTGGTTGCTTTTTAAAAGATGGTAAATTAACTGCACCTGATGTAGATTTTTTAACAAAATTTGTAGGTATTGATTATGATGATTCTATGGTAACTTACACTCTAAAAGAAGAAGTTTCTCCACATTTGGCTTCTGAAATGGAAGGAATAAGAATAGAAATAGAAAATGTCAAAAGACATTATGAAGACTTAAAGAAAAAACATTCTAATATTTTAGTTGAAGGAGCTGGAGGACTTTATGTTCCTTTGATTAGAGATATATTTTACATTTATGATTTGATAAAATTATTTAATCTTCCTGTTGTTTTAGTCTGTGGAACAAAAGTGGGAGCAATAAATCATACCATGCTTACTTTAAATGCTCTTGATACTATGGGGATTAAATTACATGGTTTAGTATTCAATAACTATAGAGGGCAATTTTTTGAAGATGATAATATAAAAGTAGTTTTAGCCTTATCTAAAATTAAAAATTATCTGATTATTAAAAATGGACAAAAAGAAATTTCTGATAAAGAAATAGAAAAATTTTTTAATTAA
- the bioB gene encoding biotin synthase BioB has protein sequence MLKEKNSAGGGKFNFFNFLKEKDNNQAEPSNVKEFISYLKNKIINEKYEITREEAIFLSQIPNNDMETLNILFNAADQIREVFCGKYFDLCTIINAKSGKCSENCKYCAQSVHFKTGTDVYGLISKELALYEAKRNENEGAHRFSLVTSGRGLNGNEKELDKLVEIYKYIGEHTSKLELCASHGICTKEALQKLVDAGVLTYHHNLESSRRFYPNVCTSHSYDDRINTIKNAKAVGLDVCSGGIFGLGETIEDRIDMALDLRALEIHSVPINVLTPIPGTPFENNEEVNPFEILKTISIYRFIMPKSFLRYCGGRIKLGEHAKTGLRCGINSALTGNFLTTTGTTIETDKKMIKELGYEI, from the coding sequence ATGTTAAAAGAAAAAAATTCAGCTGGAGGGGGAAAATTTAACTTTTTCAATTTTTTAAAAGAAAAAGATAATAATCAAGCTGAACCAAGCAATGTTAAGGAGTTTATATCATATTTAAAAAATAAAATTATCAATGAAAAATATGAAATAACTCGCGAAGAGGCAATATTTTTATCACAAATTCCTAATAATGATATGGAAACTCTAAATATACTCTTTAATGCAGCAGATCAAATCAGAGAAGTATTTTGTGGAAAATATTTTGATTTATGCACCATTATTAATGCAAAATCTGGTAAATGCTCTGAGAATTGCAAGTACTGTGCACAGTCAGTTCATTTCAAAACAGGAACAGATGTCTATGGACTTATTTCAAAAGAATTAGCACTTTATGAAGCTAAAAGAAATGAAAATGAAGGTGCTCATAGATTTTCACTTGTAACAAGTGGTAGAGGACTTAATGGTAATGAAAAAGAATTAGATAAATTAGTTGAAATTTATAAATATATAGGAGAGCATACAAGTAAGTTAGAACTTTGTGCTTCTCATGGAATATGTACAAAAGAAGCCTTACAGAAATTAGTTGATGCTGGGGTTTTAACTTATCATCATAACTTAGAATCTTCAAGAAGGTTTTATCCTAATGTTTGTACATCTCATAGCTATGATGATAGGATTAATACTATTAAAAATGCAAAAGCAGTTGGATTAGATGTTTGTAGTGGTGGAATCTTTGGATTAGGGGAAACTATTGAAGACAGAATAGATATGGCATTAGATTTAAGAGCATTAGAAATTCATTCAGTCCCAATAAATGTTTTAACTCCAATTCCAGGAACCCCATTTGAAAATAATGAAGAAGTAAATCCATTTGAAATCTTAAAAACTATATCTATCTATCGTTTTATAATGCCTAAGTCTTTTTTAAGATATTGTGGTGGAAGAATAAAACTAGGAGAACATGCAAAAACTGGTTTAAGATGTGGAATTAACTCTGCACTTACTGGAAACTTCTTGACAACTACTGGTACAACAATAGAAACTGATAAAAAGATGATTAAGGAGCTAGGTTATGAAATTTAA